A portion of the Polaribacter cellanae genome contains these proteins:
- the argB gene encoding acetylglutamate kinase — MEKLSIIKIGGNIIEDTASLDAFLKLFSNLEGKKVLVHGGGKRATSIASKLGIESKMINGRRITDAATLEVITMVYGGLVNKNMVAKLQALKTNAIGLTGADMNSIQSEKRPVKKIDFGFVGDVKKIHHTNINKLIQADFTPVFCAITHDGNGQLLNTNADTIASTIAIGMSNIYETSIYYCFELNGVLQDFNDKESVIKNINSEKYKQLLEDNIIVNGMIPKIDNCFDALQNGVEKVHIGNTSMFTKENNNFTTITL; from the coding sequence ATGGAAAAACTATCAATCATAAAAATTGGAGGAAATATTATAGAAGATACAGCTTCTTTAGATGCTTTTCTTAAATTATTTTCGAATTTAGAAGGAAAGAAAGTATTAGTTCACGGAGGTGGAAAACGAGCCACAAGTATTGCCTCAAAATTGGGTATTGAATCTAAAATGATAAATGGACGAAGAATTACTGATGCAGCAACGTTGGAAGTAATTACCATGGTTTATGGAGGTTTAGTCAACAAAAATATGGTGGCAAAATTGCAAGCTTTAAAAACAAATGCTATTGGTTTAACTGGTGCAGATATGAATAGTATTCAATCCGAAAAAAGACCTGTAAAAAAAATAGATTTTGGATTTGTTGGTGATGTAAAAAAAATACATCATACAAATATTAATAAATTAATTCAGGCTGATTTTACGCCCGTTTTTTGTGCCATTACACACGATGGAAATGGACAATTATTAAACACAAATGCAGATACAATTGCAAGCACAATTGCAATTGGCATGAGTAACATTTATGAAACTTCCATTTATTATTGCTTTGAATTGAATGGTGTTTTACAAGATTTTAATGATAAAGAATCTGTTATTAAAAACATAAATTCAGAGAAATACAAACAACTTTTAGAAGATAACATTATTGTAAATGGAATGATTCCTAAAATTGACAATTGCTTTGATGCTTTACAAAACGGAGTAGAAAAAGTACATATTGGAAACACTTCTATGTTCACAAAAGAAAATAATAATTTTACAACAATTACTTTATAA
- a CDS encoding M20 family metallo-hydrolase, whose translation MEIQQLTENAISLLKSLIETQSFSSEEDKTALLIENWFKTHNIPFKRTKNNVWTTNKYFDKNKPTLLLNSHHDTVKPNSAYTKDPFKAIVSDGKLYGLGSNDAGGCLVSLMATFTHFYQQKDLKYNLVIVASAEEESSGSNGLNSMLSVIPHIDVAIVGEPTLMNLAVAEKGLVVFDAVVAGTPSHAAHPNNNNSIYNSIEVLQWFKDFKFKKSSKALGNVKMTVTQINAGKQHNVVPAYVNLVIDVRVNDAYSNQEIANILQENSPCTEITPRSLRLNSSSISTAHDLVKAGIAMGRKTYGSPTLSDQSVLSCQSLKLGPGDSTRSHSANEFIYLAEIEEGIQVYIELLNRVIIK comes from the coding sequence ATGGAAATTCAACAATTAACAGAAAATGCGATTTCACTTTTAAAAAGTTTAATTGAAACGCAATCTTTTTCATCCGAAGAAGATAAAACTGCTCTTTTAATAGAAAACTGGTTTAAAACACATAACATTCCTTTTAAAAGAACAAAAAATAACGTTTGGACAACCAATAAATATTTTGATAAAAATAAGCCTACACTACTTTTAAATTCTCATCACGATACTGTAAAACCAAATTCTGCTTACACAAAGGATCCTTTTAAAGCGATTGTTAGTGATGGAAAATTATACGGTTTAGGTTCTAATGACGCTGGTGGATGCTTGGTTTCTTTAATGGCTACTTTTACGCATTTCTATCAGCAAAAAGATTTAAAATACAATTTGGTAATTGTGGCTTCTGCTGAAGAAGAAAGCAGTGGATCAAATGGATTAAATTCTATGCTATCTGTAATTCCACATATAGATGTTGCCATTGTTGGCGAACCAACATTAATGAATTTGGCAGTTGCAGAAAAAGGTTTGGTAGTTTTTGATGCAGTTGTAGCAGGAACTCCGAGTCATGCTGCACATCCAAATAATAACAATTCAATTTACAATTCAATTGAGGTTTTACAATGGTTTAAAGATTTTAAGTTTAAAAAAAGTTCGAAAGCTTTGGGTAATGTAAAAATGACGGTTACACAAATAAATGCTGGTAAACAGCACAATGTAGTTCCAGCGTATGTAAATTTGGTGATTGACGTTCGGGTAAATGACGCGTATTCAAACCAAGAAATTGCAAACATTTTACAAGAAAATTCGCCTTGCACAGAAATAACTCCAAGAAGTTTACGCTTAAATTCGTCATCAATATCCACAGCACACGATTTGGTGAAAGCAGGAATTGCTATGGGAAGAAAAACGTATGGTTCGCCAACATTATCAGACCAATCTGTGTTATCTTGCCAATCTTTAAAATTAGGGCCTGGAGACAGCACACGTTCTCATTCTGCAAATGAATTTATTTATTTAGCTGAAATTGAGGAAGGAATACAAGTTTATATTGAGTTATTAAATAGAGTTATTATAAAATAG